The Bacillota bacterium genome contains a region encoding:
- a CDS encoding DUF2190 family protein: MANNWVQRGKHLLLTLAAIVSGHPVALGGIHGVALGATDADGQVMVDTEDVYSLSVKGVDDLGNKAVAIGDPVYFVTADDPHLSKKQSGAYFGTALGAVVAGATTAIPVKLAHGSPGIADLPADVGVKRTVKALYDFAVHGGAIGAIGLGVYIPIKAVITRTYVEVLTTLTTAGADAGTIALHAEAADDIVAAIAVSNAANPWDAGMHEGVSTGTAATFKKTTAARQITATIAGQAVTAGKFYVVAEYVVTE, translated from the coding sequence ATGGCCAACAACTGGGTCCAGAGGGGCAAGCACCTCCTGCTCACCCTCGCCGCCATCGTCTCCGGCCACCCTGTCGCCCTGGGTGGGATCCACGGCGTGGCCCTTGGGGCCACGGACGCCGACGGCCAGGTCATGGTCGACACCGAGGACGTCTATAGCCTTTCGGTCAAAGGCGTCGACGATCTCGGCAACAAGGCCGTGGCTATCGGCGATCCGGTGTACTTCGTGACCGCCGATGACCCGCACCTCTCGAAGAAGCAGTCCGGCGCCTACTTCGGCACCGCCCTGGGGGCCGTCGTCGCCGGCGCCACGACCGCCATTCCGGTGAAGCTCGCCCACGGCTCTCCGGGGATCGCCGACCTGCCGGCGGACGTCGGGGTCAAGCGGACCGTCAAGGCGCTCTACGACTTCGCCGTCCACGGCGGAGCCATCGGAGCCATCGGCCTCGGGGTCTATATCCCGATCAAGGCCGTCATCACCCGGACCTATGTCGAGGTCCTGACGACCCTGACCACGGCCGGCGCGGATGCGGGCACCATCGCTCTCCATGCCGAGGCGGCCGATGACATCGTCGCGGCCATTGCCGTGAGCAATGCCGCGAATCCCTGGGACGCCGGCATGCACGAGGGCGTCTCGACCGGCACCGCGGCCACTTTCAAGAAGACGACCGCGGCCCGGCAGATCACGGCGACCATCGCGGGCCAGGCCGTCACGGCCGGGAAGTTCTACGTGGTCGCCGAATACGTCGTAACGGAGTGA